From a single Anaerolineales bacterium genomic region:
- a CDS encoding heme o synthase — translation MKYSLRSSFARLVLALFASVFLLTVVGRVVSVTGAWAHCVGWPLCIPSDPLGYWKLAHLVLVGVASVFMALVWRKAWREQRDQKLILPLVTVTGVLFVGQALVGAVEVTRAYPMHLVVLHGLTAVALWISLGFLVFTSGTLAKDNPEVIKFDRRQRAKDFFVLSKPLIVALLLVTTYGGLVAGSKAWPSASLTFWTLFGGALAAAGSSALNQYIDRELDKKMQRTAKRPLADGRLTSAEGLSYGLALCLLSYYVMAGFVNLLAALLSLAGIFYYVFFYSVWLKKATVQNIVIGGGAGAIPPMVGWAAATGELGLAAWILFAIVFMWTPPHFWALAIVRMKDYEKAGVPMLPVVEGEEKTRKQILIYTIELIAVTLLLPIFNLAGTIYLFSALILGGFLLYAAWQVFRVGGNKVAWTMYRWSSMYLAFIFLALMIDAVV, via the coding sequence CGTGTCGTGTCTGTGACGGGTGCGTGGGCGCATTGTGTGGGCTGGCCCCTGTGCATTCCGTCTGACCCGCTCGGTTATTGGAAGCTTGCGCACCTTGTGCTGGTGGGAGTTGCTTCGGTGTTCATGGCGCTGGTGTGGCGCAAAGCCTGGCGCGAACAGCGCGATCAGAAGTTGATCCTGCCGCTTGTCACCGTGACGGGCGTATTGTTCGTGGGGCAGGCGCTCGTCGGGGCGGTCGAAGTGACGCGTGCCTATCCCATGCATCTGGTGGTTCTGCACGGATTGACAGCGGTTGCTTTGTGGATCTCACTCGGATTTCTCGTGTTCACTTCAGGAACGCTGGCAAAGGACAATCCCGAAGTCATCAAATTCGATCGCCGCCAGCGCGCCAAGGATTTCTTTGTGCTTTCCAAGCCGTTGATCGTGGCTCTGCTTTTGGTGACCACGTATGGCGGTTTGGTGGCGGGGAGCAAGGCGTGGCCCTCCGCTTCGCTCACGTTCTGGACCTTGTTCGGTGGCGCGCTGGCGGCGGCGGGCTCGAGCGCGCTCAATCAATATATCGATCGCGAACTCGATAAGAAAATGCAGCGCACTGCCAAGCGTCCACTCGCGGATGGTCGCCTGACTTCCGCCGAAGGGTTGTCCTACGGGCTGGCATTGTGCCTGCTCAGTTATTACGTCATGGCGGGGTTTGTCAACCTGTTGGCGGCGCTGCTGTCACTGGCGGGTATTTTTTATTATGTCTTTTTCTACAGCGTCTGGTTGAAAAAGGCGACCGTGCAAAACATCGTCATTGGCGGCGGCGCGGGCGCAATTCCTCCCATGGTGGGTTGGGCGGCGGCGACCGGCGAACTCGGTCTTGCTGCGTGGATCCTGTTTGCCATCGTCTTCATGTGGACCCCGCCGCATTTCTGGGCGCTGGCAATCGTCCGCATGAAGGATTATGAAAAGGCAGGCGTGCCGATGCTGCCTGTGGTGGAGGGGGAGGAGAAGACTCGCAAGCAGATCCTGATCTACACCATCGAGCTGATCGCTGTCACGCTTCTCCTGCCGATCTTCAATCTGGCAGGCACCATTTATCTTTTCTCCGCGCTGATACTGGGCGGCTTCCTGCTCTATGCGGCGTGGCAGGTCTTTCGCGTTGGCGGCAACAAGGTGGCATGGACGATGTATCGCTGGTCCAGTATGTATCTGGCTTTCATTTTCCTGGCGTTGATGATCGATGCGGTGGTGTAG
- a CDS encoding sigma-70 family RNA polymerase sigma factor, whose translation MDVEKILMVDDEEEFPAIARLIELGRQKSYVTLDDILHFFPEAEQDVEQLEEAFSALLSAGIPFVEDTVMPEPTEDELAAVEESGESEPEPDLSLDDYLANIDTDDTIGLYLKEVSRVPLLTATEEVQLAQRIERGRTAREELAHGSVSPKRRLELRRFIEDGWAAREHLITANSRLVISVAKKYMGRGVPFLDLIQEGNIGLIRATKKFDYRRGHKFSTYATWWIRQAVTRAIADQGRTIRVPVHMGDQINKLLRIQHQLTQRLGREPSVEELAEALDVPPKKVENMIQVARRPLSLETPTDDEEDSVLGDFIEDDEAPPPDDTATYNLLREHLGEVLNGLPPREVRILQLRYGLLDGQAYTLEEVGRKMGVTRERVRQIEAQALSRLRHPSIRRKLRDYLGE comes from the coding sequence ATGGATGTAGAGAAAATATTGATGGTCGACGACGAAGAAGAGTTTCCCGCAATTGCAAGACTGATCGAACTGGGGCGGCAAAAATCGTATGTGACGTTGGACGACATCCTGCACTTCTTCCCCGAAGCCGAGCAGGATGTCGAGCAATTGGAGGAGGCGTTCTCTGCTTTGTTAAGCGCGGGTATTCCGTTCGTCGAGGACACCGTCATGCCGGAACCGACCGAGGATGAACTGGCGGCGGTGGAGGAAAGCGGCGAATCGGAGCCGGAACCCGATCTCTCGCTGGATGATTATCTGGCAAATATCGACACCGACGATACGATTGGTCTGTACTTGAAGGAAGTCAGCCGCGTTCCGCTGCTGACCGCCACAGAGGAAGTCCAGCTTGCCCAGCGCATCGAGCGCGGACGCACCGCCCGCGAGGAACTGGCACATGGGAGCGTTTCTCCCAAGCGGCGGCTTGAACTCCGCCGTTTCATCGAAGACGGCTGGGCGGCGCGCGAGCATCTGATCACGGCAAACTCCCGCCTTGTCATTTCCGTCGCTAAAAAGTATATGGGACGCGGCGTGCCCTTCCTCGATTTGATCCAGGAAGGCAATATCGGTCTGATCCGCGCGACCAAGAAATTCGATTACCGCCGCGGACATAAATTCTCCACGTACGCCACATGGTGGATCCGTCAGGCAGTCACACGCGCCATTGCCGATCAGGGACGCACCATCCGCGTACCGGTCCACATGGGCGACCAGATCAACAAACTTCTGCGAATCCAGCATCAGCTCACACAAAGGCTTGGACGCGAACCCAGCGTGGAGGAGCTTGCCGAAGCGTTGGATGTCCCGCCGAAAAAGGTCGAGAATATGATCCAGGTGGCGCGCCGTCCGCTTTCGCTGGAGACCCCGACTGACGACGAGGAAGATTCGGTGCTGGGTGATTTCATCGAAGACGACGAGGCTCCCCCGCCCGACGATACCGCCACTTACAACCTGCTGCGCGAACACCTCGGCGAAGTGCTGAACGGTTTGCCGCCGCGCGAGGTCCGTATATTGCAATTACGGTACGGTCTGCTGGATGGTCAGGCATACACTCTCGAGGAAGTGGGACGCAAGATGGGCGTCACGCGCGAGCGTGTGCGCCAGATCGAGGCACAGGCGTTGAGCCGCCTGCGCCACCCGTCCATCCGCAGGAAATTGCGGGATTATCTCGGCGAGTAA
- a CDS encoding DUF4340 domain-containing protein: protein MAPRKTTKTATKSPRTTRSQKQKETAAPKQRKPLFRAGTWVTLFVLALMIGAAYYLNQQGDEGTEEAVTPEMFTIEESEFLFADDRVANSIEVQPAEGETVRVERDGDNAWVLTLPFEIEADPGLAEAAASQLTSLNIVDEIENASDASVFGLDEPAYIITVQFADGSTSTLEVGDATPSSSGYYVRVDGSRVVILTLSGIDSLTNLANFPPYLNTPTPPPPTETPVPPTEAAPTLEATPTP from the coding sequence ATGGCTCCCCGCAAAACGACAAAAACCGCAACGAAATCACCGCGAACCACCCGTTCGCAAAAACAAAAGGAAACCGCTGCCCCAAAGCAAAGAAAACCCCTGTTCCGCGCAGGGACATGGGTCACCCTGTTTGTGCTCGCGCTGATGATCGGCGCCGCGTATTACCTGAACCAGCAGGGGGATGAAGGCACAGAAGAAGCTGTAACACCGGAGATGTTCACCATCGAAGAATCCGAGTTTCTCTTTGCCGATGACCGCGTTGCGAACAGCATCGAGGTCCAGCCTGCCGAGGGTGAAACCGTCCGCGTGGAGCGGGACGGGGACAATGCCTGGGTGTTGACCCTGCCCTTCGAAATAGAAGCAGACCCCGGCTTGGCTGAGGCGGCAGCGTCCCAACTCACATCGCTCAACATCGTGGATGAAATCGAAAACGCATCCGATGCGAGCGTCTTTGGCTTGGACGAGCCCGCCTATATCATCACCGTCCAATTTGCGGACGGAAGCACCAGCACTCTGGAGGTCGGCGATGCCACCCCCAGCAGCAGCGGATATTACGTGCGCGTGGACGGGAGCCGGGTCGTGATCCTGACCTTGAGCGGGATCGACTCGCTGACCAATCTTGCAAACTTCCCGCCCTACCTGAACACCCCCACTCCGCCTCCACCGACCGAGACGCCTGTTCCGCCCACCGAGGCTGCACCCACACTGGAAGCAACTCCCACTCCTTAA